In Rhodospirillum rubrum ATCC 11170, a genomic segment contains:
- a CDS encoding glycine cleavage system protein R: MATTLRIALSCPDRTGLVAAVAGRLFDLGVDLADTSFATLGKAAEFTIVCDAPDSLSEADLREALVALPELEGADLWIDRFRLPEEGDGANAITHRVIVSGGDRPGLLTRLAEAFGDYGASIVRLDSQRLSEATGLRYAMRFEVRIADDREIACLATVKNTTEELGLSCSFERL; the protein is encoded by the coding sequence ATGGCCACCACCTTGCGTATCGCCCTGTCCTGCCCCGACCGCACCGGCCTTGTCGCCGCCGTCGCCGGGCGGCTGTTCGACCTCGGGGTCGATCTCGCCGACACCAGTTTCGCCACCCTGGGCAAGGCCGCCGAGTTCACCATCGTTTGCGACGCCCCCGACAGCCTGTCCGAAGCCGATCTGCGCGAGGCGCTGGTCGCCCTGCCCGAACTCGAGGGCGCCGATCTGTGGATCGACCGCTTCCGTCTGCCCGAGGAGGGCGACGGCGCCAATGCCATCACCCACAGGGTGATCGTGTCGGGGGGGGATCGCCCGGGCCTGCTGACCCGTTTGGCCGAGGCCTTCGGCGATTACGGCGCCTCGATCGTTCGCCTTGACAGCCAGCGCCTGAGCGAGGCCACAGGCCTGCGCTATGCCATGCGCTTCGAGGTGCGGATCGCCGATGACCGCGAGATCGCCTGTCTGGCAACGGTGAAGAACACCACCGAGGAACTCGGCCTGTCGTGCTCTTTCGAGCGCCTGTGA
- a CDS encoding Stf0 sulfotransferase family protein: MIASYIICTTPRSGSTLLCRILAATGKTGNPDSFYHKADFMHEWAVEWGLPDRDTLSKTEFARAYLAAALKAGKAGTDLFGLRLQAQYLGLLSETLDHLYPGLPSDAHRFERAFGKTLYLHLSRADKVAQAVSLQKAQQSGLWHLHADGTELERLTPSQTPRYDFQSLDRQVRALERDDEAWTTWFDRHQINPLRVSYETFVDQPVETVSDICRALGKEPPQATAVRIDLKKLSDEVNLEWIGRYKEDLLEFSRI, encoded by the coding sequence ATGATTGCAAGTTATATTATTTGCACGACCCCTAGAAGCGGCAGCACGCTTCTATGTAGGATTTTAGCCGCCACAGGAAAAACCGGCAATCCAGACTCTTTTTATCATAAAGCTGACTTCATGCACGAGTGGGCGGTCGAATGGGGGCTGCCTGATCGTGATACCCTGTCCAAGACGGAGTTCGCGCGCGCCTATTTGGCTGCGGCGCTAAAGGCGGGCAAAGCCGGAACGGACCTATTCGGCCTGCGGCTGCAAGCGCAGTATTTAGGGCTGTTGTCGGAAACGCTCGATCACCTTTATCCCGGCTTGCCTTCCGATGCCCATCGTTTCGAGCGGGCCTTTGGAAAAACTCTATACCTTCACCTCTCGCGTGCCGACAAGGTGGCGCAGGCTGTCTCCCTGCAAAAGGCGCAGCAGAGCGGGCTTTGGCATCTCCATGCCGATGGGACGGAGCTTGAGCGACTGACCCCCTCACAAACACCGCGTTATGATTTTCAGTCCCTGGATCGCCAAGTCAGGGCCCTTGAACGCGATGATGAGGCCTGGACCACGTGGTTCGACCGTCATCAAATCAATCCCCTTCGTGTCTCTTACGAGACTTTCGTCGATCAACCCGTTGAAACGGTGAGTGATATCTGTCGGGCGCTCGGCAAGGAGCCGCCGCAGGCGACGGCTGTCAGGATCGATCTCAAGAAGCTCTCTGATGAGGTTAATCTTGAGTGGATCGGCCGCTACAAAGAGGATTTGCTGGAATTTAGTCGAATCTAG
- a CDS encoding class I SAM-dependent methyltransferase has translation MTGRPEDSVIDIYQRHGAAWAKLRGDRLAEGGWLDRFCELLPATASVLDIGCGSGLPIARELVRRGFDVTGVDGASTMLALFRRNLPGTPAHLADMRELALGRRFDGLLAWDSFFHLSPADQRAMFRRFQAHAAAGAALMFTSGPAEGSAIGELAGDRLYHGSLGSDDYRALLDASGFEGVDHIVEDPTCGYRTIWLARQRR, from the coding sequence ATGACCGGCCGTCCTGAAGACTCGGTGATCGATATTTACCAGCGTCACGGCGCCGCGTGGGCCAAACTGCGTGGCGACCGCTTGGCGGAGGGGGGATGGCTCGATCGCTTTTGCGAACTGCTTCCCGCCACCGCAAGCGTGCTCGACATCGGCTGCGGTTCCGGCCTGCCGATCGCCCGCGAACTGGTTCGACGCGGCTTTGACGTGACGGGGGTGGACGGCGCTTCGACCATGCTCGCGCTGTTCCGGCGCAATCTGCCGGGGACACCGGCCCATCTCGCCGATATGCGAGAGCTCGCCTTAGGCCGCCGTTTCGACGGCTTGCTCGCGTGGGATAGCTTTTTCCACCTCTCGCCCGCTGATCAGCGGGCCATGTTCCGCCGTTTCCAAGCTCATGCCGCGGCCGGTGCTGCGCTGATGTTCACCAGTGGACCGGCCGAAGGGAGCGCGATTGGTGAATTGGCGGGCGATCGGCTTTACCACGGCAGCCTCGGCTCGGATGACTATCGCGCTTTGCTCGACGCCAGCGGCTTTGAGGGTGTCGATCACATCGTGGAAGACCCGACCTGCGGCTATCGCACCATCTGGCTGGCTCGCCAACGCCGGTGA
- a CDS encoding DUF1318 domain-containing protein, with the protein MTTVKKRIMSLPPLSKALAGVTLVLGLGILGASPALALGLDQARSAGQVCEGADGLLKAVTPTPEVKALVDSTNSQRLRLYQEAARKEGVTLLEMQAVSGVKLRERHGSCR; encoded by the coding sequence ATGACCACCGTCAAGAAACGGATCATGTCGCTGCCCCCCCTGTCCAAGGCCCTGGCCGGAGTGACCCTGGTCCTCGGCCTGGGGATCCTTGGCGCCTCCCCGGCCCTGGCGCTCGGCCTTGACCAGGCGCGCTCGGCCGGTCAGGTGTGCGAGGGCGCCGACGGCCTGCTCAAGGCCGTCACCCCCACCCCCGAGGTCAAGGCCCTGGTCGACAGCACCAACAGCCAAAGGCTGCGGCTCTATCAGGAGGCCGCCCGCAAGGAAGGGGTGACGCTGCTGGAGATGCAGGCGGTCAGCGGCGTGAAGCTGCGCGAACGCCACGGCAGTTGCCGCTAG
- a CDS encoding YnbE family lipoprotein: MIKARRLGPLPPQGLFPLLALCGALVAGLAACQPTVKIEAPDKPIRIDLNVTIEQNVRIRLEREVEDLHQQNPGVF, translated from the coding sequence ATGATCAAGGCCCGACGACTCGGACCCCTTCCCCCCCAAGGACTGTTTCCCCTGCTGGCGCTCTGCGGCGCCCTGGTCGCCGGATTGGCCGCCTGTCAGCCAACGGTCAAAATCGAGGCGCCGGACAAGCCGATCCGCATCGATCTCAATGTCACGATCGAACAGAACGTGCGGATCCGGCTTGAACGCGAGGTCGAAGATCTTCACCAGCAGAATCCGGGAGTCTTCTGA
- a CDS encoding YdbH domain-containing protein, with translation MSRRRLLLPLAGLGLIGLGAVTGVLAGRDQLALWILRDRLPAFGLPLIEAQSLHLGATGLTASGVRLEGGQTTIATLEAAFTPQGLIGGRIDSLTLDDVTSLGWPTAGVGPLRGSARAEDLGWSGGQITARVAADLHLDRLVFGSDDAPPAEGDALPRAAGGLVVEDIGLKVSGPLSWNRLSGAVVGDGLATTLSEARLLTAGGPVILTGVEGMVSGQIPPSATVPLTLALTAGQIEGLDIKADGLSGPLVVSDQGPSGALTARLTRLPGDEKPRAPLTLALSVDAQAGEGGRLPITARLDDKSGRLAVVVKGEMTPDTSAGQIKLAAKPMTFKAGALQPGDLHGVLNGLGTVAGTLAAKGDLSWDDKGVSENVQILFKDIDAVVQGIPLSGLNGVLRLDQLWPPSGPLQDASVAAIDLGVPLTALTVRYRPDGKGALRVETASLTLAGGRVSTGALRVPLAGGRMTIPLTIERVGLADLAALVKLDGLTAEGSLSGTVPLRLEPDGGVWIDNASLTSDAPGLLRYRPPSPPTTLAQGNQGVALLLLALDNFHYQSLGLTVNGASSAKLTLGLRVQGANPDLYGGYPVDLNVTLNGALAQLVRSNLQTYAIPDRIRENMDQFMDSLRQIEGDG, from the coding sequence ATGTCACGAAGGCGCCTGCTTCTTCCGCTCGCCGGCCTCGGCCTGATCGGCCTGGGCGCGGTGACCGGCGTTCTGGCCGGGCGCGACCAATTGGCGCTGTGGATCCTGCGCGATCGCCTGCCCGCTTTCGGCCTGCCGCTGATCGAAGCCCAAAGCCTTCATCTCGGCGCGACCGGCCTGACCGCCAGCGGGGTCCGCCTTGAGGGTGGCCAGACCACCATCGCCACGCTTGAAGCCGCCTTCACTCCCCAGGGGCTGATCGGCGGGCGGATCGACAGCCTGACCCTGGACGACGTGACCAGCCTTGGCTGGCCCACGGCCGGGGTTGGGCCGCTGCGCGGATCGGCGCGGGCCGAGGACCTTGGCTGGAGCGGCGGCCAGATCACCGCCCGGGTGGCCGCCGACCTCCACCTTGATCGCCTTGTCTTCGGTAGCGATGACGCCCCCCCGGCCGAGGGAGACGCGCTCCCCAGGGCGGCCGGCGGGCTGGTGGTCGAAGACATCGGGCTGAAGGTCTCGGGTCCGCTGAGCTGGAATCGCCTCAGCGGCGCGGTGGTTGGCGACGGCTTGGCGACGACGCTCAGCGAGGCCCGCCTCCTGACCGCCGGCGGACCGGTGATCCTGACCGGCGTGGAGGGGATGGTCAGCGGCCAGATCCCGCCAAGCGCCACCGTCCCGCTTACCCTGGCGCTGACGGCGGGCCAGATCGAGGGCCTCGATATCAAGGCCGATGGCCTGAGCGGGCCTTTGGTGGTTTCCGATCAGGGGCCAAGCGGCGCCCTGACCGCCCGCCTCACCCGCCTACCCGGCGATGAAAAACCCCGCGCGCCGTTGACGCTCGCCCTCAGCGTCGATGCCCAGGCCGGCGAGGGTGGGCGTTTGCCGATCACCGCCCGCCTGGACGATAAAAGCGGGCGGCTGGCGGTCGTCGTCAAGGGCGAGATGACCCCCGATACGAGCGCCGGCCAGATCAAACTGGCGGCCAAGCCGATGACCTTCAAGGCCGGGGCCCTGCAGCCGGGCGATCTTCATGGCGTCTTGAACGGCCTGGGCACTGTGGCCGGAACCCTGGCGGCGAAAGGCGATCTTTCCTGGGATGACAAAGGGGTGTCGGAAAATGTTCAGATCCTTTTCAAGGATATCGACGCCGTCGTTCAGGGAATTCCCCTTAGCGGCCTGAACGGCGTGCTGCGCCTGGACCAGCTTTGGCCACCCTCCGGGCCGCTCCAGGACGCCAGCGTCGCCGCCATCGATCTTGGCGTGCCCTTGACCGCGTTGACGGTACGCTACCGTCCCGATGGCAAGGGCGCCTTGCGGGTGGAAACCGCCAGCCTGACCCTGGCCGGCGGCCGGGTTTCGACCGGGGCCTTGCGGGTGCCGTTGGCCGGGGGCAGGATGACGATCCCGCTGACCATCGAGCGGGTTGGGCTGGCCGATCTGGCGGCCCTGGTCAAACTCGATGGCTTGACCGCCGAAGGCAGCCTGAGCGGCACAGTGCCGCTGCGTCTAGAACCCGATGGCGGGGTGTGGATCGACAACGCCTCCCTCACCTCCGACGCCCCCGGGCTGCTGCGCTACCGCCCGCCCTCGCCGCCGACCACCCTGGCCCAGGGCAACCAGGGGGTGGCCTTGCTGCTGCTGGCCCTGGATAACTTTCACTACCAGTCGCTAGGGCTGACGGTGAACGGCGCCTCCTCGGCGAAGCTGACGTTGGGCCTGCGGGTCCAGGGCGCCAATCCCGATCTTTACGGCGGCTATCCCGTTGATCTCAATGTCACTTTGAATGGCGCCCTGGCCCAGCTCGTTCGCAGCAATCTGCAAACCTACGCCATCCCCGATCGCATCCGCGAGAACATGGATCAGTTCATGGACAGCCTGCGCCAGATCGAGGGCGACGGCTGA
- a CDS encoding Panacea domain-containing protein → MASTRPPLVETTFDVANWFIDRALNDNEYLQPQKLHRLMFLAQAYFAVANNGQRLMPAIFIADAVGPLEPNIYRAFETQKAWITQEKMPEKATLFLDNIWRRFGGHSAEHLSKVIRKHPPYAEAFAEHPRSVITEEAMVAFYGNIRVDGPAGQRTAGGVAHSADAPALETVLRPRVMRSHKGKPVNVMPWMPRKGPPRDDNQ, encoded by the coding sequence ATGGCTTCGACGCGGCCGCCTTTGGTGGAAACCACGTTCGATGTGGCCAATTGGTTCATCGATCGGGCGCTGAACGATAACGAATATCTGCAGCCCCAGAAGCTGCATCGGCTGATGTTTCTGGCCCAGGCCTATTTCGCCGTGGCCAATAATGGTCAACGGCTGATGCCGGCGATTTTCATCGCCGATGCGGTGGGGCCGCTCGAGCCCAATATCTATCGGGCCTTTGAAACCCAGAAGGCCTGGATCACCCAGGAGAAGATGCCCGAAAAGGCCACCTTGTTCCTGGATAATATCTGGCGGCGCTTTGGCGGGCATTCGGCCGAGCATCTAAGCAAGGTCATCCGCAAGCATCCGCCCTATGCCGAGGCCTTCGCCGAGCATCCGCGCAGCGTCATCACCGAGGAGGCGATGGTGGCCTTCTATGGCAATATCCGCGTTGACGGCCCGGCCGGCCAGCGCACCGCCGGCGGCGTGGCCCATAGCGCCGATGCACCGGCCCTGGAAACCGTTTTGCGCCCCCGGGTCATGCGCTCGCATAAGGGTAAGCCGGTCAACGTCATGCCCTGGATGCCGCGCAAGGGCCCGCCGCGCGATGACAACCAATAG
- a CDS encoding Na(+)/H(+) antiporter subunit D, which yields MAIEALPPALLMILGGLMLPLLPKRAQDPLMVFLPLATLWAVWQIADGPMMLVRFLDLVLEPVRGDAVGRLFASVFSLMAFAGGLFALKQPRVLERAAALVYAGGAVGCALAGDLISLFVFWEIMAVASTLVIWSSDQPAAAKAGMRYALMHLFGGAVLMAGIAGHAIGGGSLDVTAMTLDSPANWLILIGVLVNAGAPPFSAWIADAYPEGSFSGSVFLSAFTTKTAVMVLIKGFPGTELLIWIGLAMVFYGILYALLENDMRRILSYSIVNQVGFMVCAVGIGTDMALNGAAAHAFAHILYKALLLMSAGSVLMMTGGKRKCTELGGLYRSMPITTVCGIIGALAISAFPFTSGFVSKSMIAQGAADQHLVWVWALLQAASAGVFLHAGIKFPWFVFFQKDSGLRPADPPASMRAAMILLAAACIGLGVFPGALYALLPAPTDYQPYTADHLVSQFQLLLFAGLAFFVLLPLMKRTRTLSLDIDWLYRRLLPDLLRALAPPANRLGAALTAQALAGVKAVTGVVARSHGPDGSFGRPWPTGRSVAVILGLLGAYLIFAALGHP from the coding sequence ATGGCGATTGAGGCCCTGCCGCCGGCCCTGCTGATGATCCTGGGCGGGCTGATGCTGCCCCTGCTGCCCAAGCGCGCCCAGGACCCCCTGATGGTCTTCCTGCCGCTGGCCACCCTGTGGGCGGTCTGGCAGATCGCCGATGGGCCGATGATGCTGGTGCGCTTCCTGGATCTGGTGCTTGAACCCGTCCGCGGCGATGCGGTGGGCCGGCTGTTTGCCAGCGTGTTTTCACTGATGGCCTTCGCCGGCGGCCTCTTCGCCCTCAAGCAGCCCCGCGTCCTCGAACGCGCCGCCGCCCTGGTCTATGCCGGAGGCGCCGTCGGCTGCGCCCTGGCCGGCGATCTGATCAGCCTGTTCGTGTTTTGGGAGATCATGGCCGTCGCCTCGACCCTGGTCATCTGGTCGTCGGACCAGCCGGCGGCGGCCAAGGCCGGGATGCGCTACGCCCTGATGCATCTGTTTGGCGGGGCGGTGCTGATGGCCGGGATCGCCGGTCACGCGATCGGCGGCGGCAGTCTCGATGTCACGGCGATGACGCTCGACAGCCCGGCCAATTGGCTGATCCTGATCGGCGTTCTGGTCAATGCCGGCGCCCCGCCGTTCTCGGCCTGGATCGCCGACGCCTATCCCGAAGGCTCGTTCTCGGGCAGCGTTTTCCTGTCGGCCTTCACCACCAAAACGGCGGTGATGGTGCTGATCAAGGGCTTTCCGGGCACCGAGCTGCTGATCTGGATCGGGCTGGCGATGGTGTTCTACGGCATCCTTTACGCCCTGCTTGAAAACGACATGCGGCGCATCCTCAGCTATTCCATCGTCAATCAGGTGGGGTTCATGGTCTGCGCCGTCGGCATCGGCACCGATATGGCCCTGAACGGCGCCGCCGCCCATGCCTTCGCCCATATCCTTTACAAGGCCCTGTTGCTGATGAGTGCCGGATCAGTGCTGATGATGACCGGCGGCAAACGCAAATGCACCGAACTTGGCGGGCTCTACCGCTCGATGCCGATCACCACGGTCTGCGGCATCATCGGCGCCCTGGCGATCTCGGCCTTTCCCTTCACCAGCGGCTTCGTCAGCAAATCGATGATCGCTCAAGGGGCGGCCGACCAGCATCTGGTCTGGGTCTGGGCCCTGCTGCAGGCGGCGAGCGCCGGGGTGTTCCTGCATGCTGGCATCAAGTTTCCGTGGTTCGTCTTCTTCCAGAAAGACAGCGGCCTGCGCCCGGCCGATCCGCCGGCCTCCATGCGCGCGGCGATGATCTTGCTGGCGGCGGCCTGCATCGGCCTTGGCGTTTTCCCCGGAGCCCTCTATGCCCTGCTGCCGGCGCCGACAGACTATCAGCCCTATACGGCCGACCATCTGGTCAGCCAATTCCAATTGCTGCTGTTCGCCGGTCTGGCGTTTTTCGTGCTGCTGCCGTTGATGAAGCGCACCCGCACGCTCAGCCTGGATATCGACTGGCTCTATCGCCGGCTGCTGCCCGATCTGCTGCGCGCCCTCGCCCCGCCGGCCAACCGCCTTGGCGCGGCGCTCACCGCCCAGGCCCTGGCCGGGGTCAAGGCGGTGACGGGCGTGGTGGCGCGCAGCCATGGCCCCGACGGGTCGTTCGGCCGACCCTGGCCGACCGGACGCTCGGTGGCGGTCATCCTCGGTCTGCTGGGCGCCTATCTGATCTTCGCCGCCCTCGGCCACCCCTGA